The segment CCGTCGCTCCCACCTGTCGGTCTCCGGCGTCGTCGATTCGAGAATCGAGACTGCCTTCTCGAGGGAGCGAGCGTGGCGATCGTCGCCGTCGAACGCGAACAGGAGGCCGTACTCGTCCTCGAGCTCGCTCGTGTAGCCGAGCGACTGGGAGTTGACGTACACCGAGGGGGTCCCGAGCACGGCGGCTTCGGCCGCGGTCGTCGCGCCCTCGCCGACGACCAGGTCGGCGAACGCGAGCAGATCGTGCATCCGCTCCGGCGGGGCGGTGAACTCGTAGGCTTCGAGATCCGGCGGCGGGTCGCCTTCCGCCGTGAGCAACACGGTCGCACCGGCGTCCTCGAGGCGGGAGACGACCGCTCGCGGGTCTGCGAATCCGCCCTGTCCGACGTCGTGGGAGGCGTCCCAGCTGCTCAGACGGACGACGGCGAAGGTCTCCTCGCGCTCCAGCCCGACGGCATCGAGAACCGACGGATCGGGGTCGAACCGGTCGGGGTGGAGGTACGCGAGCTCGTGGTAGCCGGGGTAGGTGACCTGCTTGTCGCCGATCTCCCCGCGGTAGCACTCGGGGGTGCAGATGACGTCGGCGAACGGGTACCCCAGCCGCTGGATGAGCGTCGCGTGTTCCGTGTCGTAAAACACCAGACTGTTCGTCCGCAGGAGCGTCGCCACGTGAGCCGCCGCGACGCCGCCGATGGCGGTGATCACGTCGGGTTCGATCCGGCGCGCCCGATGGAGCAACCGCGCCTCGTAGGTCGCCTGGACGGTCGCCAGCGAGAGCATCGAGTCGGATTCGCCCGCCAGCAGTTCGTACTCGATCCCGTAGGCCTCGAGCAGGTCGGTCGCGACCTCGCTCTCGCGTGCGAACACGAAGACGTCGTGCCCGCGCGAGTCGAGTTCTGCGACGGCGTTGCGAAAGAAGTGGACGTGACCCGGGTGCTGGATCGTGACGATGACTTTCACTCGTGGTCTCCCTCGTTGGTGACCGCTTGGCTCTCAGTGGGGACGGGACCCGCTCGAGCGGCCGACGCACAACGCGAGGCCGTCGGTCGCACCGAGCCGGTACTCCGGACCCGCGGCTCCCCCCGGTCGATTCCCTCGACGACGGCTGTATCCCCCGAATCGGTCATAGCTTCCGATACTCGAAGCCCGCAGCCGTCGCGTCGTCTCTCTCGAGTGCGCCCATCACGTCGACGAGAGCCGGATCGTCGGCGACCTCGTCGGCGACGGCGGCGAGGTCGATGCGTTCGAACTCCGCGTGTGGCGTCGCGAGCAAAATCGCGTCGAAATCCTCGAACGACAGCGACTCCTGAACGTCGATCCCGAAGGCTTCTCGAGCGGTGTCGTTGTCCGCGAACGGGTCGTACCCCTCGATATCGATGTCGTACTCCTCGAGCGACTCGATGACGTCGGCGACTTTCGAGCTCCGAATGTCCCCGACGCCGGGTTTGTACGCCAGTCCGAGGACGAGCACGCGACTCGTGCTGAGCGCCTTCTGGCAGTCGTTGAGCGCTTTGATCGTCAGATCGGCAACGTGGTCGGGCACCGACTCGTTTACCTTCCGACTCGTCTCC is part of the Halostagnicola kamekurae genome and harbors:
- a CDS encoding DUF354 domain-containing protein; this translates as MKVIVTIQHPGHVHFFRNAVAELDSRGHDVFVFARESEVATDLLEAYGIEYELLAGESDSMLSLATVQATYEARLLHRARRIEPDVITAIGGVAAAHVATLLRTNSLVFYDTEHATLIQRLGYPFADVICTPECYRGEIGDKQVTYPGYHELAYLHPDRFDPDPSVLDAVGLEREETFAVVRLSSWDASHDVGQGGFADPRAVVSRLEDAGATVLLTAEGDPPPDLEAYEFTAPPERMHDLLAFADLVVGEGATTAAEAAVLGTPSVYVNSQSLGYTSELEDEYGLLFAFDGDDRHARSLEKAVSILESTTPETDRWERRRERLLEERIDVTSLIVQQIESAARATDADRSAVATNLG